The region TTGCCCCAGTTGCTTCTAAAAGGAGATGAAGGATAAATGAATTATCAGCTTGTCTcattaagaagagaaaaaaagtgttagGTGTCTCTGTGCAGAGGGTGTGCGAAGCTGCTAGTTAAAAAGTAACATTACTACTTTATCAGTTTACTTAATCTAAGAACAGCTTTGCTGGAAATAGCCACAGGCTCCTTCCAGAGCTTGGCAGACAACCAGCTTTACCAGCTCTCTGTGGATCCTGTTTAGGACCTGTCCATGCTGCAGCATGTCTTCCCATGGGCAAAGGCTGAGGGCAGGGTTAAATGCACAGCGGGCAACATAGGTCGAAGGGCTGGTGCCTCCCCTGGTGAGCAGGTTGGGTTCAGAAGGCGGACGGAGCTGGGTGAAGGTCCTGGGCACTTCAAGAATcagagtgcaggcagggctgcgtAGCTCATGCCATCACCCGAGGATGCTGCAAGGgccctgggagcaggcaggaacACACGTCTGAGCTTTGCTGCGCAGGCAAGAGCAGGGTagcggggggagggggtggctcCTGCCTGACCCGTACCCATTTGCAGCCCATTCCCTTGTGCACCCTCCCATGCTCGTGGCTGTCATTGCACAGCAGCATCCTCCCTCGCCCAGTCTTGGATGGTCCCGCTGCCAAAGGCTATGTAGAAGATAAGGCCAAACAGGTTGAGGGCTGCAGATATGAAGAAGGCATTCCTCCAGCCAGTCTGGAGATCCTGGGGGGCCAAGAACAGTTCATGATGGTATCACCCTTCCCTTTATCATCATATAGTGATCACCCAACTACTGCCACCCAGTTCACTGGCATTAAACTCATCTCACCAACTTGAGTTGGCTTTGCTCAACTCAAGACATATGCCAGACCCCCTGTTGTTGGAGATGTATTTCCTGCCTTGGTATTTTTGGAAACATTGTGTGCTGTGCTGAATTCAGGAAGCTTTCCTTCCTGGCACAGAGCTTCCCCCTCACCCCACTCCCTCAACCCTCTCCCCATCTCTAAGTACATCCAGATGGGGCCCATGTGGAGCTCTTGCTGCTTTCTGAGTCATCCCCATGTCCTCAAAATGGTCCAGAGCTCTGGTTTGCCAGGTGCTACATCACACATGTTCATTGGGAGTGGGGGTTGGCTTGGAGTAATTTTTGATTCAGTGCAAAGAAAGGACTCAATTTCTGAGAGCGGacctgtgttttcttccagggATGTGCCTCTGGTTTGTGGCCCCAAATTACCTGGCTGACGAGAAGTCCAACTGCGGTAGGAGCAATAATTCCTGCGACTATGCCAAAGGTATTTGTGATTCCCAGCAGGAACCCTGCATATCTGGGGAGAGGAAGCAAAGATTTCCTGAGTGAGGCAGAGAGGAGACTGTCACAAGAAGGGAGAGGAGTAGGTGCTGCCAGTCCCTTTCCTCATCTGCATGAATAATGCCTGTCATGCTGAGCAACAGGAGTATCTTCCCTGcaagactgagggggatttTAAGCCTTTATTTTACTCCTTAGCTTACAAAGCCACCAGCTACAGAAGATAAGGGAAGGGAGAGTAGGAGTTGCAGAAGCCTTGGAGGATTGGGAACAAGAAGGACGCAGAGCCAGGGAGGGCACAGAGGTCAGACCCACTTACCTAGGCGCTATATCGATGTGGTTAATATTGATGCCTGCCCCTGTCATGCTGATTATTGTCAAGGCCAGTGTCAGAAGGACCACAACAACCGTGGAACTGCAGCCAATATAAGGCACAGCCACCAGGAAGATGGCTGGGAGCAGCATCCCTTGggaggaaaaggggatgtgCTTTGTAACAGGCCACACAATTGTGTTGGAAAGGCTGGATGGCAGATGAAAGCTTGTCCTTACCAAGTGCTGAGAAGAGCTTCCTGATGGTTGCTGTGCCAAGGACTTGCCTGGCCAGCAGGAAATCAGCCAGCAGCCCAGCCAGGATGTGCCCCAGCCCATTCCCAATGtaaggcagggaggagaggagcccgttctgcagagcagagaacaAGGCATTGTCACATCTATGGCATGAAGGAACAGAGCCAAGAGCTCCAAGACTGCAGCTCCCTTGGTCCCAGAGCCACCGGTCTTCAGGAAGAGATGTTCCTGAGGACTCCATGTTCCCAGCCTACAGAGGGACCAAGTCCTGTCGCTGTTGCAGGGAccagcctctgctgcagggcagcactcACCTCTCTGAGGTCAAAGTGGAGGATGTTGCTCATGAACGTGGGCATGGAGGTCAGCAGCATGTAGAACAGCCAGTCTGTGCAGAAGCAGGCAATGGTGATTGCCCAAAGAGGCAGTGATTTAGCCATGGCCACAAGTGGGAGGGAGCGGCCATGAGAGCTGCCCTGGAAGGAATAAAACATCAGCCAGTGCCTCCATTCCTGTCTCCCATCCCCTGGGCAGGCTGTCCAGGCTTTCCTCAGCCTCTCCACCTGCTGCTGAGAAGACTGGGACTAGCCCTGGTCACTGTATAAGGAGCCCAGCTGAACTGACTCAGAGCAGTCCCTTTGCCATGGTGTCTGCAGCATGGTCAGTTGTGGTTAAAAGGTTTGTGTGTACCTGGTGAGCCAGCAACGACACGATGTACTCCTGCTCCCCGGCACTAATCCATGGGTGATGTGCAGGGTCCTCATATACGAGGAGGAACCAGCAGAGGCACCAGGCACAGCCAACACCACCTGCCAGGAGCGGGGCTCTCAGTGCCAGCTCGTCTTACAGGGAGCtgtggcagagctcagagccAGCGGGAAGATGGAAAGGGAGAACTCCCCTTCACCCATAGCTCACAGTGGAAGAGGCCGAGTTGATGGAACAAAAGGTTCAGCAAAGGCACATTCCCTAGTAGTACCAGATAAAATGGCTTCATCCTGGCCTGGCAGGTGAAAGGGGAGCCCAGAGCTCTGTGTGGGACTAGTAAGGACAGAGCTGGTCCTGCTGGGCTCTGATGGGAGCTTTGGGAGCTCTGCCAGCAAACGGTCTGCAGCAGGGTTGGAGCAGAGGGACATAATGAGCCATTACTCACCAAAGATGTAGAAGACAAAAGGCCACCCCAGACTCTGGCAGATGATCCCAGCCACAAGGAGAGCAACGAAAGTCCCAAAAGTGCATCCTAGGGATCAGAAACCAGAAGAGTGATTTTAATGGGATTTTGTGTGACCAGCAGCGAGTGGGACAGACCTACAGCCTCCAGCCTGATTTGTGACGGGAAAATGTGGTGGCACAAATGAAGCGCCTGTGCAGACACGCACCCTTGTACCAGTTTTGCTCCCTTCAGTGTCTGGGTTCCCTCTCCTGATCTGAGCCGAGGGGACAGAGAAGACACAggatgggaggaggagaggcggAAAGGCTGAACGCTGCTAACACTTCTTTGCCAAGGACCCACAGCCTTCAACCTGAGGCTGCTACAAGGACTGGCTTGGAAAgaagggggtgaggggaggTCCTGCACTTAATGAATTGATGGTAGGGAGAAGACCTTGTGTCTTACCAGCATCAGCGACATTCATGAGCCTGCTGCGTTCTAGCGGAGGGGCCCATTTTGCCCACAGTGTGTACTGAGCTGGAAATATCACCCCCTGCAAAGGACAACAGGGACCGTGGAGGGAAGGGACATGGGGAGTGCAGCCAGGGAAAACCAGGGTGGGTTTTGTAGCCTGGCAGTGCCTGGAGCCACGACTGACCTCAGCCAAGCCCAGTAGCACCTGCAGCCCGATGAGGAAGCTCACACCGAGCTCTGCTGCTTGGGGCACGAGGAGGGTGAGCACGGAGGAGAGCAAGAGCCCGCCGCCCAGCACAGGTTTCCCCCCGAAGAGCCCCGAGCAGTACCCGCCCAGCGCCTGCGTGAGGCCGTAGCCATAGaagaaggagctgaggatgatTCCTTGAGTCTCAGCGCTCCAGTTGTACCTGGGCACCTGGAGGAGTCAGAACATGGCTGTCAGGCAGACATCTCTGTTTTCCAGGCACAGACTCCCCCAGAAGGGGAGAAGCAACCAGGAAATGCTCTCAAGCAACGAACTGAGCTCTCTGCTCCTTCACCCCCCTTGTCCTCAAGagttttctctgctgcttccacACCTGTCCTCATGCAAAAGCAAGAATGGACTGAGCCTGGGAAGCGCCTTTCAGTTATCTGCATCTGCTTTGCACTTACTTCCTGAGCAAATCCTGGGTAGGAGCCGTGGGGAGCGCTGCCCGACCAGTTGTGAGGATGGCTGCTGTTAGTCATGGCGACGATGGCAATGCTGAGGCTGACCCGGAGCGCATATGCCATGAAGAGAGAGACGTGCAGGATCAGGGCCAGGCCGCAGCGAGCGGAGCAGAGCTCTGTGGAGGGAGAGCGCCCACAAACCAGGGCTGGTCGGAGAGGCCACAGGTTAACTCTCATCCCCTCCTGCAGATTTGCCAGGCAACCACCCTACTGCAGCAACAGATGGCCCTTTCCAGGTACCCTCCAGACATCTACCACTGagcccctgccctcctcctttGCAGGGATGGCAGTGCGTATCTTCAGAAGGAGAATGGAGGGGCAGGAAGGTGAGGAGACTTGCCCAACATGGAGGGGACACGTTGAATCCTGAAGGTCTCTGGCTCCCAGGCCCTGCTGAGGCCACACTTcagcctgctgctccccagggagcagctTTACCTGTGCGGGAGGAGGGCTGCTGAGCaagcagaggggcttcgtcCTGTTCTGCCTCCATCCCATCCCCTGCCTGTGTGTTGTCCACGTGGCGCTGCATCCTCTCCTGCCTgcggtgctgctgcctgcttctcCTCAAGTTAACATCCGGCCCTGCTGGAACGCGAATCTCAAACACCAACAAACATGGGAGTAGCCAGGCTGTGACCCCTGGCATTTCCTCCCAGCCCCGTTACCGGCAGGGCGAAAGCGGAGCAGGCTGCTGGCATGAGGCTCTATGAGCACAGTGATTTACAGCATCCTCAAACCTCCGGGACAGCCTTATTTGCATTCGTGGTTTATAACCCTCGACCATGACAGCCTGACAGGGCAGTGGGGTCTTTCCCACCCCGGGGTGCTCCTACAGACACCCTGGGGATACTCACAGCCCTCCCTTGGCTGGTGCAAAGGGAGGctccttcccagccctcccagggCGGCTCACGTACGGGGACAAGTGTCTCCCGCAGGCCAGAGGGGACCGAAGGGATCGTGGGTCTCCTGGGTCCATATCCCGGGGCGGGGAGCAGGACGCAGCCAAGCGCTGCGGCAGGATTTGGGATTTCAGGGATCGGGGTGGGAACGAGCAAGGCCGGGGCTCGAACCGGCGGATCCGCGGGGACCAACCCCCCCGGCCACGCCCCCCGCCGTCAGGCCACGCCCCCCTCCGCGGGTCCCGCTCCCGCCGCGTGACCCGTGCCGCCCGCGAGTCATGTGCTCAGTCAAGATGGCGGCGCTCAGGGTGGcggtgctggtgctgctggggctgggctgcgcGGCTGCCGCCGTCCCCCTGGTTATCTGGCACGGCATGGGTGAGCCGGGACCGGCAACGGCGGGCGGGGCCCATCCGCCGGTAACGGCTCTGTGGGCGCGGCTTAGCTGGCCCGGCCCGCGGATGGGGCCGTGCTGGGACCTGAGCATCCCCGAGGGGTGCTTGCaggccgcccccggccccgccccggtgTCCCCTTCCTCCGGACCGCTGGTGCCTGGGGGTGCTGACCCTCCTTCCCCGGGCCCGTGAGGGCCTTGgcagctcctggccctgctgcgGCAGGGGGGTCCTGGTGTGTTTGTGGAGGCGAGGTGAGGGCCTGGGTGGTGGCATGACGGTGCTTCGCCATGTTCCCTTTCACAGGAGACAGTTGCTGCAATCCACAAAGCATGGGCTACATTAAGAAAATAGTTGAGAATAAAATACCAGGGATTTATGTTCTGTCTCTCAAGATTGGAAGCAACCTGATACAGGTAACTAACTTTGCTGTCGCTTGCATTTCTGCTTGCCAGGGTGGTGGCCAGTGTGTGGATCTGAAAGTGCGCTAGTTACTGCAGTCTCTGTTATTAACTTGGTTCCACAACGATTCATGTAATGCTTTCCctgctaattttcttttttttttttcttttgtgaagtAAACAGCTTTGACAGGTAGAAACCAATAAAGTCTAGTAATACCTGCAGAACAgaactggggaaaaacaaatcCCTAGTCTAAATTGGATTACTATGCAAATCCACTGATTAGTACTCTCTCACCACTCCGGGTAATACAAAGGCATGTGACAAGAAACTGCTAAACAGAGCTTCATCCCTTGCCATCCTTTTTGATTTATAACCATTTATTCACCCTAGTATTTAGTGTAATAAAGATATAGATTGTTTCTGTGCCTTCATGTATTTTGACAGTTTTGTGTAGCCctacagaatttcttttaagTAGTCTCTCAGGATATTGTACAATGTGTGTTATTTTCTGGGATTAGGAAAAGATGAAGGTGAGGTTTGAcgttttaattttatatatttatatatatatatatatatacacaaaaaaaaatctgaagggaCTCAAATTGCAAGAAGTTTGGGAAAATGTCACTCTTTCATGTTGAGACTGGTTTTCCAGGCAGAGTAGGAACAAAGATGTGATGAAGGGAAGTCGCAAAACTTGAATTTCACATTTTGCTTCTGTCGTATTGTGAAAGTTAAGGTCCTCTTCCAAAAGCGGAACTGTTAGTGATCTATTTGTagagattaaaataatgtaaaacattaaaaaggtaCAAGTTGTACTTTCTAATCTGGCTAATCCATCAGGATATGGAGAACAGCTTCTTTATGAACGTGAATGACCAAGTGGCAGAGGTGTGCAGCCAGCTCGCTCAGGACCctcacctgaaaggaggttacAATGCAATGGGCTTCTCCCAAGGAGGCCAGTTCCTGTAAGTTTACACTTCTGTTCCatttccagtaattttttttcttgggtttttagGTTCTGATTTAAAACTCTTTTGAAGTACTAAGCAAATGTAAAACGACAAACCCTTTTGTAAAGGTAGGCATGCTCCAAAGGCAAGAATGGGTTTGTCTGTAGTGCAGCTCTATCAGGAAGATAAATATCTTTGCAAACGTTACCCAAGTGCCCAAGCCCACGCAGTGGCAAGGCGAGAGCTGCACGTGAACCAGCGTTGGTGGCCTGGCCGTGCTGAGCACCAGCTCAGCTCCTTCATCTCTCTCCACAGGAGGGCGGTGGCCCAGAGGTGTCCTTCTCCTCCCATGCTCAATTTGATCTCCGTTGGGGGGCAGCACCAAGGTAGTGTCCTCTTAAATTATCGTACCCCCCTAACCactgggaagggtgggggacTCCTGTAGGCAGGAGTGATTTTTTTGGCTTCTTcctaaaaactgttttttttgtgaattaaaCTGTCCCTTTTTTCCTTGTCTGAATCTGGTGATCTGCTTTGGCCCCGTTGTTGGTGGAGTACGTTATCTTGTGTCTTGGTCCTTCTTAACTGGGAATGCGGAGGGACCTTTGTAAGTAGAAGACACGCTGCCTGGGTAGAattctgtggtgggttgaccctggatGGATGCCAGATCCCCACCAAAGCCGCTCTGTCACTCCCCCTCTTCAGCCAGACGGGAGAGGAAATATAATGGAaggcttgtgggttgagataaggacagggagagatcactctGCAGTTACGATCatggcaaaacagactcaacttggggaaattaagcTAAATTTATTAATAATCAACTGAGagtaaaacaccttcccccacctctcccttcctctcgGGTTTAACTTCACTCCTgaattttctctacctcctccccccgaGCAGTGGAGGTGgttggggaatgggggttgtggtcagttcgtcacacattgtttctgctgctccttcctcctcagggggaggacgccttacactcttcccctgctccagcgtgggctccctcccacaggagacaggcCTTCACGAACTTgtccaatgtgggtccttcccacaggctgcagttcttcatgaactgctccagtgtgggtaCCCTACGgagtcacaagtcctgccacaaacctgctccagcacaggttCCTCTCCCcgcaggtcctgccaggagtcTGCTCtagcatgggcttcccatggggtcacagcctccttcaggcatcagcctgctctgccgtggggtcctccgtgggctgcagggagatacctgctccaccattaacctccatgggctgcagggggacagcctgcctcaccatggtcttcaccacaggctgcaggggaatctctgctctgctgcctggagcacctcctccccctccttcactAACCTcagtgtctgcagggctgtttctctcacatatgcTCACTCATCTCTCCGGCTGCAATtgtgcaggattttttttttcctcccttcctaaatacgttatcccagaggtgctaccaccatcgctgatgggcttggccttggccagcagcaggtccgtCTTGGAcctggctggcactggctctgtcggACATGGgagaagcttctggcagcttctcagcttctcacagaagccaccgCTTTAGCCTccccgctaccaaaaccttgccatgcgAGCCCAATATTTGGAAGCACTTGGGATTAGTTGTTTCAGGAGAAGTTTCTAACTACAGAGCAAAGCCTCTGTGAAACTAAACCTGGGTCACAAGGATATTTTACAATTGGCATCTGGAAGGCTAAAGCCCCAAGGAAAGAGAGGTGCTTTTTGCAGTCAGTTAAAGAGGCAGTATGAAATGGAATTTAAGAGGTGTATAGTTAAGAGTGGCTGGCAATGAATTTCAAATACTCTCCCCTGAGAAGTTCCGTGGCCTGAGTCTATTTCTCTGTAGTGTAGTGGGAAGACTTGAAGGGAACCATCCTGAGACCTCCTGGGAACACACCAGGCTAGCTGGATGGTGTTCCACTTGTCTGCATGCCCCCATTCTGCAGAGCAATAACCTCGGCTCAAGAACATCATCCATTATCTTTGTGTGTAATAGTGCccaggggcaggagggctgTCTAATGAGATTGCAGGATTAGAGGCTGCCTGATTCCCTGGGTAATTCTTGCCACTTCTCTGTAAGAGAGTGGTTCTTTACCAGCTGGAGGGATTAAGGGATTTGAGTTTGGCTCACTGAATTGTTACACATGTCTCCATACCCCAGGCGTGTACGGCTTTCCACGCTGTCCTGGTGAGAGCTCCCATATCTGTGACTGGATCCGAAAGACACTGGATCTGGGTGCCTACACGCAAGCTGTTCAAGAGCAGTGAGTATATATTCATCAGGCTGCAACGACAGGGACCAGGCCCGCGTGAGAAGCTCTGGATTTCCGATCTggtctttgctttcttctccagctTGGTACAAGCAGAGTATTGGCACAACCCTCTGAAGGAGGAGGActacaggaaaagcagcatctttTTGGCTGACATAAATCAGGAGAGGGTAAGGACCTGGCTGATGATTAAATGCTAGCAGGAGAGCAGAAGCCTTAGCAGCGAGTTCCTTCATGTTAGCTCTCCCTGGCAGTAGTTTTGCAGGAGTTGGAATGGATGCAAGGATGCACTCCTGGGATGCAGGGCATTTTTTGGCCTGCATCCCAGGAGTGTACAGAGTGGTTTTGGTGTTAGATTTTTGAATGACACTTGTCCGTGGCAGAGCAGTCCCTGTGTCACTGTACTCTTTTGGAGTGGCTGGGATAGGCAAGCCATGAGCttcatcatagaatcattaaggttggaagagacctctaggatcaagtccaacccccaacccaacatccccaggcctcctaaaccatgtccccaagtgccatgtctgcaCGTGTTTGgaacacccccagggacagtgactcccccacctctctgggcagcctgttccaatgcctgaccactctttcaggaaagacattttccctaatatccaatctaacctcccctgacacagcttgagaccatttcctctcttcctagcattagtgacttgggagaagagaccaacccccacctcactacagcctcctttcaggtagttgcgGAGAATGACAATGTctccctccagcctcctccagactaaacaaccccagttccctcaacctctcctcataagacctgctctccagacccttcactagCTTCGTTGTCCTactctggacacgctccagcacctcaatggcCTTCTTGAGTGAGATAGTCCGCCCATCACCGTTCAACTGGGCAAaacctctcccttccctgggaAGGTCGGGGAGGCCCCTCTGCTCTTTACAGCCTGGAGATGAGGCTGAATGCCATGAGCACAGCCAAGGGAGGCTGGTGACAGATATGCGTGTTCCTGCCTCCTAGGCTAGTGCAGTACAGGGTTTCCTTTGCAGGTGCAGGGCAAGTTGGAGCAGGCAGTTTCCCCAACCTGTCTCAGTGGGCTTTCCGATGTCTTGGATCTCTTCTCTGTTGCTTTCATCCAGGGCATCAATGAGACATACAAGAAAAACCTGATGGCTCTGAAAAAGTTTGTGATGGTGAAATTTCTCAATGATACCATGGTTGACCCTCCGATCTCTGAGGTGAGGCAGGCAGGGTGCGTGCTGCTTTTGGGTggtgttttggttcttgctcgCTCATTTCTGCTTTGTGCTGCGATACTGCACTGTCTGCAGCAGTGGCCCTCCAGCAGAAGTGGTGAAAGCCTACTTATCTCCTGGGACCCCTTCAGCAACCATTTCCTTGTTCTTATTCTGacagtggtttgggttttaCAAAAGCGGCCAAGCCAAGGAGATTATCCCGCTGAAGGAGACCTCGCTGTACACAGAGGTATGTTCTGCTGGGGGCTGAGGGGTTTCTGCTATTTGTACTCTAACGAGTGTAGTGTCCCTGCCACCTTGAGGCGCTCTGAACCCCACAGCTCTCCTCACTGTCTCTACCATTCCTGGGGCATGGCTCTTCTTGCTACTAGCTGTTCAGGAAGGCATTTCCTTCTATGACTGTTCTGGCAGTGCGAATTACAGTGTTGGTCTCATGCCTGGCTCAAGATCCCCTTCAGCATGTGTTTAACGAACACTGCTGCTTTCTAAAGCTTTGTTGTGAGAGTCAtccaaaatgcctttttctcctctatGAGGAGGAGCTTTGAAGAGCAGAGGTGGAACCCACTCTAGCCTGCCAGCCACCTCTGCTGCAACAGCAGCCTCTGCCTATCAGTGCTTTCCCCTGTGTCGGGTTCCCCAGCCATTGCCAGCGTTTGGCCGTAGCAGGGCACCAGGACGCTATGGTCATGCTTCTCTCTGCAGGATcgcctggggctgcaggagatGGATAAAGCAGGAAAGCTGGTGTTCCTGGGGGTGAAAGGAGATCACCTGCAGTTCTCGGAAGAGTGGTTTGACACCACtatcctccccttcctccagtGAAGCTAAGGGCAGGCATGCTGTGAGGGCACTGGGGAAGTTCTACCACTGTAGTTAATGCAGCTGCTACTGTGCAACAGCACTTTCTTGCATACAagcctgcagggagctggggagggggaagaaggggaggttTAGCTCAGCAGTTCCAAGGTGTGCAGAGGAGGCACCTGTTACTGCAGTAAGAGACCAGGATTTGGTTGGGTGTAATTAAGCTCCATTATGGGTGGACTGGGCCTTGCACTAACTCTGAAGCATGCCCTCCTGCACAGGCCCATGTAAGTCTATTTCACTTCTcagagctgttgctgtgccaGTCACTTGATGACAGCAAAATGAGCCGTGCGAGAGGCTTGTTGTCCCTGTTGCCTGTTCCTCGCAGGATTCAATGGCAGTATTAACTGAATACTCCAGTATTCAATTAATGAATCTGTGAAAACTAGTACAAGAATGCTGAGTCTTTTACAGGGATCAGCAAGTAGACTTACGTGGCTGTATGCAGAGGAGAGATATTACAGCCTAACTTTAAGGTGGGGGAAAGGGACAAATTTAGGAGTTTCGGGGGAAAAAGGTCTTGAATTAAGCACGTAATAACAGCTTGAACGTTTTTCAACTAATGGCttgttttatgcattttttgtACAGCAACTGAAATCAATAAAGAACTTTACATCTAGCCAACTAAAAACAGAAGTGAGATTTGACAACTCCTGCCAGTTTGATTTGAGGGGAGGTGAGGAAAGTCTGAATACTTTCCCCATGGGGGAGTAGAAAGTAGGATCAGGCAGCAAGGGGCACCTTGTCCTACCTGAGGCCCTGCATGCACCCCCAAAGAGTAAACAAGAGCCACTGTAATGAGCAAGTTGGCATTAACTTTATTCTATCTTCTGTATAATCTTAAGTACATaagaaaggtttttttcacaAGCCTCAGGAGAAGACAAGTACAAGTCACAGGACagtctcaaaataaaaaattgcatatttttttgtaagttttgtcctagagaaaaagaacattgaCACTTTACAGAGGAAATGCATTTACGATATGCTTATGCCACCCGAGGCATTGGAAAAATGAAGGTCAAAGCACGTGCAGCTCCCTTTATGGGTCAGTACAGTACTGTGTCTTAGATCCATCACTCTGCTCCAGGGCCCTGGAACAGAGGCTACAAGCTTCCACCAAAGTAAAGAGCCAAGCAacaggggaaaggggaggttGAGAGGATTAACTTCATGGGGACTGATTGCAAATGAGGAAGAGAGTGATGAACCGACTCGGGTATTTACAATACTTCACTACTGACCCTGGAATGAAGGTGACCCTTCCTCTGCAGAAGGGGACAGGTTCAGAAGAACTGTCCTGGAAGACTGAAcctgacttcagctgctccaaGAAGGAAGCCCTGGAGCAAAGATTCCCTTGCGAGGGTGGAGGGTTTATGGAATAAGAGGTGCTCAGCTCCAGGCTACCAGCCAGACTGCTGGCGGGGGGGTAACTGCAGTTACTCCACTGCAGCCTTCCTGTGGCACTGGTTCATATAAAGCCTCCTGTCATGGCACAATCAGAAATACACTGAGCTAGGAGGAATGATGAGAAATCAGGGTCGAATATTACTGCCCAGCTCCTCAGCCTTTGGTCCAACAAAGCCATTCCCATGTCCTGTAATGCCACCAACTAGTACACAGAAGTGGAATTAGCAGCTTCCAGGACCTTCTTGAGACACCTGCCATAGCAACTGGGTACTCTGGACCCTGACATAAACCATTATTTGTTAAAAAGGGGACAACATTCCTCTCACATGAACGGTTTGCTTAaaggcaagacaaaaaaaaacctgaacaacaCTCTGAAAGCCAACTGCCA is a window of Phalacrocorax aristotelis chromosome 20, bGulAri2.1, whole genome shotgun sequence DNA encoding:
- the LOC142066834 gene encoding sodium-dependent phosphate transport protein 3-like isoform X1; this translates as MPGVTAWLLPCLLVFEIRVPAGPDVNLRRSRQQHRRQERMQRHVDNTQAGDGMEAEQDEAPLLAQQPSSRTELCSARCGLALILHVSLFMAYALRVSLSIAIVAMTNSSHPHNWSGSAPHGSYPGFAQEVPRYNWSAETQGIILSSFFYGYGLTQALGGYCSGLFGGKPVLGGGLLLSSVLTLLVPQAAELGVSFLIGLQVLLGLAEGVIFPAQYTLWAKWAPPLERSRLMNVADAGCTFGTFVALLVAGIICQSLGWPFVFYIFGGVGCAWCLCWFLLVYEDPAHHPWISAGEQEYIVSLLAHQGSSHGRSLPLVAMAKSLPLWAITIACFCTDWLFYMLLTSMPTFMSNILHFDLRENGLLSSLPYIGNGLGHILAGLLADFLLARQVLGTATIRKLFSALGMLLPAIFLVAVPYIGCSSTVVVVLLTLALTIISMTGAGININHIDIAPRYAGFLLGITNTFGIVAGIIAPTAVGLLVSQDLQTGWRNAFFISAALNLFGLIFYIAFGSGTIQDWAREDAAVQ
- the LOC142066834 gene encoding sodium-dependent phosphate transport protein 4-like isoform X3, producing the protein MPGVTAWLLPCLLVFEIRVPAGPDVNLRRSRQQHRRQERMQRHVDNTQAGDGMEAEQDEAPLLAQQPSSRTELCSARCGLALILHVSLFMAYALRVSLSIAIVAMTNSSHPHNWSGSAPHGSYPGFAQEGVIFPAQYTLWAKWAPPLERSRLMNVADAGCTFGTFVALLVAGIICQSLGWPFVFYIFGGVGCAWCLCWFLLVYEDPAHHPWISAGEQEYIVSLLAHQGSSHGRSLPLVAMAKSLPLWAITIACFCTDWLFYMLLTSMPTFMSNILHFDLRENGLLSSLPYIGNGLGHILAGLLADFLLARQVLGTATIRKLFSALGMLLPAIFLVAVPYIGCSSTVVVVLLTLALTIISMTGAGININHIDIAPRYAGFLLGITNTFGIVAGIIAPTAVGLLVSQDLQTGWRNAFFISAALNLFGLIFYIAFGSGTIQDWAREDAAVQ
- the LOC142066834 gene encoding sodium-dependent phosphate transport protein 3-like isoform X2 — encoded protein: MQRHVDNTQAGDGMEAEQDEAPLLAQQPSSRTELCSARCGLALILHVSLFMAYALRVSLSIAIVAMTNSSHPHNWSGSAPHGSYPGFAQEVPRYNWSAETQGIILSSFFYGYGLTQALGGYCSGLFGGKPVLGGGLLLSSVLTLLVPQAAELGVSFLIGLQVLLGLAEGVIFPAQYTLWAKWAPPLERSRLMNVADAGCTFGTFVALLVAGIICQSLGWPFVFYIFGGVGCAWCLCWFLLVYEDPAHHPWISAGEQEYIVSLLAHQGSSHGRSLPLVAMAKSLPLWAITIACFCTDWLFYMLLTSMPTFMSNILHFDLRENGLLSSLPYIGNGLGHILAGLLADFLLARQVLGTATIRKLFSALGMLLPAIFLVAVPYIGCSSTVVVVLLTLALTIISMTGAGININHIDIAPRYAGFLLGITNTFGIVAGIIAPTAVGLLVSQDLQTGWRNAFFISAALNLFGLIFYIAFGSGTIQDWAREDAAVQ
- the PPT1 gene encoding palmitoyl-protein thioesterase 1 codes for the protein MCSVKMAALRVAVLVLLGLGCAAAAVPLVIWHGMGDSCCNPQSMGYIKKIVENKIPGIYVLSLKIGSNLIQDMENSFFMNVNDQVAEVCSQLAQDPHLKGGYNAMGFSQGGQFLRAVAQRCPSPPMLNLISVGGQHQGVYGFPRCPGESSHICDWIRKTLDLGAYTQAVQEHLVQAEYWHNPLKEEDYRKSSIFLADINQERGINETYKKNLMALKKFVMVKFLNDTMVDPPISEWFGFYKSGQAKEIIPLKETSLYTEDRLGLQEMDKAGKLVFLGVKGDHLQFSEEWFDTTILPFLQ